CCTCGGCCACCGCCGCTTCGAGCTCGTCGACGGCGAGGCGCAGGTCCTGCCGCGGACCGAAGGCGCGCCACCGCGCGCCCGCCGCCAGCGCGAAGACCGGGTAGAGCCCGAAGCCCGGAGCGAGAGCGAGCAACTCGCGCCCGCCGGCGAGCGCCGCGAGGGTGAGCGCGAGCAGCTCGTTCGAGCCGTTGCCCACCAGCACGCCGTCGCGCGGCCAGCCGTGCAGCGCGCCGAGCGCCGCGCGCAGCGCGTCGGCGTGGAAATCCGGGTAGCGCGCCCAGTCGCCGGCGAGCCAGCGCCGGGCGATCGTCTCGCGCAGGCGACGCGGCAGCTCCCACGGCACCTCGTTCTGGTCGAGCTTGTGCCGGCAGGGCGAAAGGTCGAGGGTGTAGGCCGAAAGGGCGCGCACCGTCTCCGGCAGCAGGGCTCGCGGGTCGGCCGTCGAGAGCGTGCTCATCGCGCCTTCCTCGGCCCGGAGGGGACGCGAGTCGCGACCTCCGGACTCGCGAGCCGCAGGCTCCCCGCCTCGCCTCCGGCCTCTCGCCGGCGGGCGGCCTCGGCGTGCGCCGGCAGCCCTTCGGCCTCGGCGAGCACGCGGGCGGCGGCCGCCAGGCGCGGCGCGCTCGCCGCGGCGACGCGCACCAGGTGACTGCGTCGCACGAAGTCCTCGACGCCGAGCGCCGAGGCGAAGCGCGCCGTGCCGCAGGTCGGCAGGACGTGACTGGGACCGGCCACGTAGTCGCCGAAGACCTCCGGCGTCATCGCGCCGACGAAGATCGCGCCGGCGTTGCCGAAACGCTCCGCCGCCGACTCGAACGGCTCGCCGACGAGCTGCAGGTGCTCCGGCGCGATCCGCGCCACCGCGGCGATCGCCTCGTCGAGGTCGCCGACGAGCAGCGCCCCGCCGAGCGCCGCGAGCGCGGCGCGTGCCGTCGCCGCGGTGGCGAGTCGCGGCAGCTGCCGTTCGAGCTCGACGGCGACCGCACGCGCCAGCGCACGGCTCGGCGTCAGCAGGATCGCCGCCGCCTTCGGGTCGTGCTCGGCCTGCGCGAGCAGATCGGCGGCGACGAGCTCGGGCGACGCGTCCGCTCCGGCGACGATCACCACCTCGCTCGGCCCGGCGAGCCCGTCGATCGCCACCTCCCCGGCCACCTGTCGCTTGGCCGCGGTGACCCAGGCGTTGCCCGGCCCGACGATCTTGTCGACACGCGCGATGCTCGCCGTGCCGAAGGCGAGCGCCGCCACCGCATGGGCGCCGCCGCAGCCCCAGATCTCCTCGACGCCGAGGCGCGCCAGGGTGTAGCGGAGCGTGACGTGCTCGGCCCAGGCGCGCGGCGGGGTGACGACGACGATCTCGCCGACCCCGGCGACGCGGGCCGGCACGACGGTCATCACCGCCGTCGACGGATAGCAGGCGCGACCGCCCGGCACGTAGACGGCGACGCGAGCGAGCGGCTCGCGCCGCTCGACGAGCTCGACGCCGTCGAGCTCTTGACGAAAACCGGGGACCACCTGTCCGCGGTGATAGGCCTCGACCGCCGCGATCGACGCTTCGAGCGCCGCGGCGAAACCGGCCGGCAGCCCCACGCCCTGGCGGTCGGCCGCGCTCGGCCGGAGGCGCAGCTCACCGACGCTCGCCGCCGCGACGCCGTCGAGCTCGGCCACCGCGGCGAGCAGCGCCGCGTCGCCCCACCGGCGCACCGACTCGACGAGGCGTCGCGCCGCCCGCTCGGTCGACGCGTCGAGCACGCGCCCGCGCCGCGCCGCGAGACGGGCGAGCATCCGCTCGCCGCTCGCCGAGCCCAGCGGGCGGATCGAGAAGATCGGGCTCATTGCGCCACCTCCGCCCGCTCGAGCCGCTCGCAGAGCTCGCCGAGGGCCCGGCGGTGGCGCAGGAACGCGCCGCGGTTGACGACCAGGCGCGGCGCCACCTCACGCACCACCGCGAGCTCGACCAGACCGTGCTCGGCGAGCGTGCGCCCGGTCTGCACGACGTCGAGCGCCAGCTCGGCGAGGCCCAGCACCGGGGCGAGCTCGACCGAACCCGAAAGGCGCACCACCTCGGCGCTCCACGGCGCCGTCGCGACGAAGGCGCGGGCCGTCTGCGGGTACTTCGAGGCGAGACGCACCTGCGCTCCGGGCCGCGGCAGCGTGCCGGGTCGGCCGATCAGCGACAGCCGGCAGCGCCCGTCGAAGAGCGCGAGCGGGGCGAGCAGGTCGCCATCGACCTCGTCGATGACGTCGCTGCCGACGATCCCGGCATCGGCGATCCCCTGCTCGACGTAGAGCGGCAGGTCCCAGTCCTTGAGGATGAACGCCTCGAGCCCCTCGTCCGGGAACTCCCAGTGCAGGCGCCGCCCCGGCTCCTCGAGACCGGCGAGCCGGTAGCCCGCGGCGCGCAGCGCGGCGAGCGCGGCGTCGAAGATCCGTCCCTTCGGCAGTGCCAGGCGGAGCGTCGCGTCGCCGGCCATCTCAGATCTCCTCCGCGATGCTCTCGGCGAGGCGCGAGAGCCCGTCGAGACCGAGGGAGAAACCGAGCGCCGGCGCCGCCGCTCCGAGCGCGGCGAAGAGCCCGTCGTAGCGCCCGCCTCCCCCGACCGGCGAAGCGGCGGGACCGGCGTAGGCGCGGAACACCAGGCCGTCGTAGTAGGAGCGCCGGTCGCGCGCCGCAAGCAGGCGGGCGTCGAGCGTGCAGAGCGCGAATTCGGCGAGGTCGATCTCGACCTGCGCCGCCGGGTAGGCGACGGCGAGCTCGTCGCGCAGCGCGAGCAGCCGCGCGAGATCGGCGGCGGCCGCACCGAGCACCGCCGTGTCGTCCGGCACGCCGCGCTCGACGATCGCCAGCAGCTCGGCGCCGCCGCGGCGAGCGACGCCCCGCTCGCGGCGCGCCACCCCGCGGGCGAGCTCCAATGGATCCGCCTCGCCGGCGAGCAGCAGCGCGTCGAGCGCGCCGGCGAAACCGAGGACGAGATGCGGCC
This genomic window from Holophagales bacterium contains:
- the hisD gene encoding histidinol dehydrogenase, which codes for MSPIFSIRPLGSASGERMLARLAARRGRVLDASTERAARRLVESVRRWGDAALLAAVAELDGVAAASVGELRLRPSAADRQGVGLPAGFAAALEASIAAVEAYHRGQVVPGFRQELDGVELVERREPLARVAVYVPGGRACYPSTAVMTVVPARVAGVGEIVVVTPPRAWAEHVTLRYTLARLGVEEIWGCGGAHAVAALAFGTASIARVDKIVGPGNAWVTAAKRQVAGEVAIDGLAGPSEVVIVAGADASPELVAADLLAQAEHDPKAAAILLTPSRALARAVAVELERQLPRLATAATARAALAALGGALLVGDLDEAIAAVARIAPEHLQLVGEPFESAAERFGNAGAIFVGAMTPEVFGDYVAGPSHVLPTCGTARFASALGVEDFVRRSHLVRVAAASAPRLAAAARVLAEAEGLPAHAEAARRREAGGEAGSLRLASPEVATRVPSGPRKAR
- a CDS encoding ATP phosphoribosyltransferase — protein: MAGDATLRLALPKGRIFDAALAALRAAGYRLAGLEEPGRRLHWEFPDEGLEAFILKDWDLPLYVEQGIADAGIVGSDVIDEVDGDLLAPLALFDGRCRLSLIGRPGTLPRPGAQVRLASKYPQTARAFVATAPWSAEVVRLSGSVELAPVLGLAELALDVVQTGRTLAEHGLVELAVVREVAPRLVVNRGAFLRHRRALGELCERLERAEVAQ
- a CDS encoding ATP phosphoribosyltransferase regulatory subunit — translated: MRVTASLPTGVSALFFGAARRRRELEARLATELEAGGFAEVVLPVVDFHEPYEGLLSASARAELYRFTDRDGELLSLRSDFTPMLARLLAPRLPGLELPLRLFYRGDVVRYEESRLGRERELYQLGVEIVGAAAGQAEGAGEREALRLFLRLLAAAGIARPHLVLGFAGALDALLLAGEADPLELARGVARRERGVARRGGAELLAIVERGVPDDTAVLGAAAADLARLLALRDELAVAYPAAQVEIDLAEFALCTLDARLLAARDRRSYYDGLVFRAYAGPAASPVGGGGRYDGLFAALGAAAPALGFSLGLDGLSRLAESIAEEI